The following are from one region of the Mauremys reevesii isolate NIE-2019 linkage group 2, ASM1616193v1, whole genome shotgun sequence genome:
- the LOC120397336 gene encoding leucine-rich repeat protein soc-2 homolog — protein MKSARSFSSLNPGTDPQWKYLTEHDPKFEGQRKLKIEGKELVSVPLRVFGLEGLQVLEMSPERESCLRYRMELIPREISHLRSLTLLYMDSNNLKEIPAEIGTLSNLERLTLSNNHLTSLPPEIGGLEKLHSLHLANNNFTELPAQVCQLRHLTFLDVSDNQISTLPPSIQHLQKLETLLLLFNSLEQLPGNVCLLRNLRTLWLGYNHLRALPENFGELVNLDWGNNYCSCNFEGNPLVRPPREVCGGGPGVIREYFASPYRALGE, from the coding sequence ATGAAATCAGCTCGATCCTTCAGTTCTCTCAATCCCGGCACCGACCCGCAGTGGAAGTACCTCACAGAGCACGACCCTAAGTTTGAAGGGCAGAGAAAACTCAAAATAGAAGGCAAGGAGCTGGTGTCGGTGCCTCTGCGGGTCTTTGGCTTGGAAGGCCTGCAGGTCCTGGAGATGAGCCCAGAAAGAGAGAGCTGCCTGAGGTACAGGATGGAGCTGATCCCTCGAGAAATCAGCCACCTGAGGAGCCTAACCCTTCTTTACATGGACTCCAACAACTTGAAGGAGATCCCTGCCGAGATCGGCACCTTGAGCAATTTAGAGAGACTCACCCTCAGTAACAACCACCTGACCTCTCTGCCACCAGAGATCGGTGGCCTGGAAAAGCTACACAGCCTGCATCTGGCCAACAACAACTTCACGGAACTGCCCGCCCAGGTCTGCCAGCTCAGACACCTCACTTTTTTGGATGTCAGCGATAACCAAATAagcaccctccctcccagcattCAGCATCTACAGAAGCTGGAGacgttgctgctgctgttcaacTCTCTCGAGCAGCTGCCGGGGAACGTGTGTCTCTTAAGAAACTTGCGCACTCTGTGGCTGGGCTACAACCACCTAAGGGCCCTTCCTGAAAATTTTGGAGAGCTGGTCAACTTGGACTGGGGAAATAATTACTGTTCGTGTAATTTTGAGGGGAATCCACTGGTACGTCCACCCCGAGAAGTATGTGGCGGAGGCCCCGGCGTGATCAGGGAGTACTTTGCTTCGCCCTATAGAGCATTAGGAGAATAG